The nucleotide sequence AGATTTTTGTAGGAGTTTATTTACTTGAAAAGGTGCGTTCTTTGAGGGCGAAAGTGGGTCGTTCGTGGCACAAATCTGTGAAATCGGTTCAAGGATTTCTTGAGCGGGTTAATCTTTCACAGCTGAAATTAGTTGCAGCATTTTGCAACGGTGATTGCATGGATACGgtgcaaaaaatatttgaacacgTACATAAAATTTTGCGCGTGActtaatgtttttaaaaatgaaacttacTGAAATTTTCACTGTTTGTGATAAACTTAAAGGTACattaatcaattttcaaattctcacattgccagattttgaagttttgaaatttgaaattttcactttgttcgatttcgaaattttcaaactttcacttcttcatatttttagattttcaaatttgcgatttctcagatttccaaattttgaaattcttaggTTTTGCAATGTGTAAACTTTTTAAcattccaatcttcaaatttctaaatctccagtcatcgaaattttcaaattttcaaactctcaaatttgcaaatgtaagatgtgcaaattttaaaatgatcaaatttacaaattcataaaatcctGAATTTAGAGGTTTTCAAATCCGAAAACACACGTTGATACAAGTACTGTCGCTCATATCAACGCataaaacggcaatataacgagagtctactataAACATTTCCGACGACATCAATTTGCAAACGTAAGatgtgcaaatttaaaaatgatcaaatttacaaactcctgaatttagaattaaaaacggcaatataatgagagtcaaCTACAAACATTTTCGACATCAGACAAAAACcgtggcgggaaatttgaattcgCTCGAACAAGCGCATTGAGTATTCATCTCCTCTACTCATATCAAATCacatatttttgtttcataaCGCATCATAATAGGTTATTAAACGTTTATCGTTAAAATAATATAGTGATCTTTAAATAACGCGTATCTGACACCAGCGAAATACATGAACGACTCGAAACGATGACGTGTTTCCCCCTACCTTCGTTCACCGGGATTTCCTGACAATGGAGCACGCTACAACCGGGCATTTCCAACATCGTAGAAGTAACGACCTAACGTTGTATACCGGTTAAACACTGTGAAAAGGATCCGTGTTCGATGGATAACTGTGACACTGGACTCGTGAGTATGTGAACTCGTGGTGGGGAACAACTGGCTCGAGGAGCCAGTTCAAGGCATCCCGATTCCGCTTTTCACTCCGCGTTTCAGTCCAGCTTCGTTCTGCCAAACAATCGGACGTTTTTTCGTTTTAGAGAGACTTTTCACTTAGGACGATCTGCGAAATGTTGTTTCATCCGGTGAgtgatcaaatattttcatatttaacaagGACGCACTCTTTCATTGATtttaactattgttattattatcacgttAGTTATGTGTAtgatcaatttgtaattttgatgtAGCTCTAACGTTGATGGTGGAATTTTGTTGAATATGGCACGTTTTGTTGGtggtttcatttttattgtggATAATGGATatattactttatattatatttcaagaGAAGCAGTCGAAGTTTCGTTGAATAATTATGATAGCTAGAGAGGAATGATAACCAGTGTGGATTTAGAGATCGACGGATCGAGGAATCTGAGAAGTACAAATTTTGAGGTAGAGGTAATAGAGATATAGATGTAGGTGTAGGTATAGGGTTCTGGGTAGTTTAGCGATCTGAGGTGCTGTGATCTAAGGATATGTGGGCATAGGTgtatggggacataggaatcGGGGGGTATAACGATGTAGgtatgtagggatctaggggtatgacaatgtaggaatatagggatctaggggtatGACGATGAagagatgtggagatctagAAGTATGACTATACAGAGATATGGAGACTTAGGGATATAACGATGTAGGGATATTCGGATCTAGGAGTACAACaatgtagagatgtagagatctaggagTATGATTATACAGAGATATGGAGACTTAGGGTATAACGAATAGGAACATAGGGATCTAGGGCTACAAGGAGGTAGGCATGTAGGGGCCTTAGTGTGTAACGTCATAGACATGTAGGAGCCTTGGGGTGTAACGTCATACACATGTAGGGGCCTTGAGGTGTAACGTCATAAGCATATAAGGATCTAAGGGTATAACGCTATAAAGCTATAGGGATCTAAGAGTTTAGCAATGTAAGGATCTAGGCAACTAAATCTAGGAAACTATGAGTGGAAGTAAATCTGGGAAAATCCGATGAAATAAGGACGTGGAGAAATTCCAATTTTGCGACCAATTGTGCTATACATCTAAGTCTAAGTGTATACACTTATAACATAGAGAGTGGTATACAAATAGGGATATAAGAAAGTACTGATCTACAAATATAGAGTTACTGGGATATCAAAACCTAGGTATACAGTATTCCACATATGGAGAAATCTAaatatctacaaatctacagATTTAGAGCTATACAATGTAGAAATATATGTAGGGATTAATAGCATTTGTCATTTCAATTATACCAAAATTCTACCAAAAAGTTGCCAACAAGTGTTTTATAAAACGAAATCTGTAATAAACCACGACTAAATTATTCACGTTTCTCCTAAATTTATTTCTCATCAGTGAAGAGTTGTAACGGATGACCCCTATGTTACTACAGCGATAACTTATCGCATTGCATACAGTTTTCGCACTTTTCTTTGTTTCTATCCGCTTCCTCAGTGCTCATCCAAATGCCACAAGCTGGTTATATAAAAACAGACGTTTTTTCGCTAAGAATTGACATCAGCCTTCCTCGAGTCGTGAAGGACATCTTCGAATGACTCCTTCGTTGAGTAATCTTTGGAAGGGCGATATCACATGGAAATTCCGCCTGCTTTAATGATAAAAATGTTGTTATAAACTGCAACAATTAACCCTAAACACTTCTCTTCTTCAGTTTATTCACAGATTtgaaaaacgataaaaatggGGATTTTTTCAATGTTGATGTTTGTTGATGTTAGAAATCATGTGTTGATGTTTATTTTTGCTTGatgtttacttttttttattaggATGTATTTTCGATGATCATAATCCCAAAGAAAGTTGACTTCTATTTCTACAGCGAACGTGTATTAAATTAATCGTTAAACGTGTTTAACGATTTTTGAGCCTCGCTAATCGTTGTTgataatttgtttttaattcgACTTCTCTTGTGTTTGGACATCGGTTGCTGATTATGTATGCTGTGCGTGTTTCGCTTACTATACCGAACACGTACTCCGACCAAGAATTTATTCGTGATGTGTGTTTTCGTTGTCATTGGTAGATTTTTACAACCATTTTGTGAGAACCGACATATTCACGAAATGTGTCTGCGCTGGATTTAAAATATCTTCGAACAAAGATATTTTATCCTTCgaatttcattgatttttaattgtattcattttttattgctctaatatttttagatataaaATTCCGTATAttcgaaaataatttatgttcaaATCTGTATATTCTCTAATTGAGTAAACTTAGCTGATAATAAAAGTCAGagtttcaaaattaccaaaattatgtCAGCAGAAAATATTCGTTCACAGACTGCATAAAAATgtgcataaaaatatatacaatatactaTAAATTGCATGTCATTATTCGAAAGCAGATTTCTCGAGAAAAAgcagaaataaatagaaaaatatgcaCGAGTGAAATTGAAGATCGTCAAACGAGGAAATGAAAAGTTGCATACGAAATTACGTAAAATCCGCGCTACTGTTTGCGTAAATGGTAATTGAAACGTGGGTTATAATCAAGCGACTTTTCCACGTGCGAAACTGTCACATCGAAAACAAACATACAGAGGTGTGGTGTTTTCTCTCGCTTTCGTCACACGATACTCGTCATACGTTAATTTCAGATAAGAAAGCTGGACTCTATGATGTCACGGTTTGCTTGTTGCTTTCACTCGCATGAGCAATTGCTTCTTTCGTCCCAGATTCTTACACACAAATCTCGTTACACCTTTAGTGACTTTTACACTTTTATAAcaattagtaaattttattttttattacataacaaatttttagttgcaagtttttattttatggcaAGTTAGTACGTTTTCATTTCAGTGTACAGGGTTCTAGGATTATAAGGATCTTAAGATTTTTGGATAtagtatttagaatttttattaataaattttaatttaataacatattCCGGCAGGCACATAAATTAATACAGCAGAGCGAAAGATAATAAATCTTAAACAGCGACCCTAAAACAGTGAATACTCACAGTAAATTCTAAAATGCAAATTCTAATCGTACAACATGACAAACAGTAAATTGTATAACCTCATTATGTTAATCGCGATTAGAAAACTCGTCTAGACCTCTAATGtctctaaaattgcaaaatagcgTGTAAGTAACCAGACCGTGACTCCTACACGAAACTCTTCACATGTGGGAATAAAAATGTCACAGATACGGGTGACGCGTACAGTGACTTATTTGGTCGATATCGCGTTGACCTCGTGCGCGTTGATCTAGATATtcgcataaattttatttaaagttcaTGACCACGCAGATCGACCGAAATCACCGAGTTGATTCGATACAGAACTGCTTTCTTCATTTTGCGTTTCAAGATTTCTTTTCACGTCTCAGGTAAAATATCGCTTTCTCTCGGTGTTATCGAGAAAGTATTTTCGCTGCATTTTATTCGAACGTCCGATTACCTACTTCAGCGTATTTAACGAAATACGGATCGAtactttttgaaatttcattaaaagatCTTGCTCCGCTTTTATTTTACTTCGTTTTTCATTCAATCGTTCAGTTTCCGCTAGTAGTTACAGTAGACTTTCGTTATTTTGTCATCTTTCTCTTCATGCATTGTGGTGACACTCACAGCGCATGTGCAGAAGTACCATTCCAGCGCATGCGTAGTCTGCAACACCGAAGGAACTACGTgaaaatatatatgaaaatggcgatataacgagagtccactgTAACCAGCAGTATAAAGCGTAACAATGAACAAAGACATTTGGCGCTTTCAGATTTCTTTTACACGGTCAGTTACACCGTTAAATCGTAATCACGTAATGGGACTGAAATGTCGTTCACTCGGGAAATTTTGCAACGACACAGGAAATTACCTGAGACGTCCGCGAACGTTATCGTAAGGTATAATTTAAGTTTGCGCAAGCTATGCACGCACTGCACTTACAGTTAACGTGTCTCCTGTCACGCACGTTTCATTTCACGTTTGATTTACGATACTTTCATTGTATCGTTCCCCCCAtgaattatgtaataaatatccCACGATATTTAATTCAATCAACTTACGTTTATCCAAagatctaaaattctaaaatttcattatactaaaaaatttatatgtacaaCATGCCAATAAAGCTTCGACACTGGCGCTGTTATTAGATAAACCTTGTTAGTATTCTTCGTTCAAAATGATCGGTGGCTAAATACAGAAAGCAAGTTTCGTAAATGGTATGGcacaatttgatgacataaaagtaacaGCACTTATGTCATATCAGTTTGAAGGTTCAAAGAAAATTAGGTGGTAATCCCTCCGTTGGTTtccttaatacaaaatggttaCAGCAAACAATGATAAAAGAATTTAcgaacataaattttattaatgtaaaatgtaatattattctGTATACACATGAAAtatcttaatattttattttttcaggtAACGCTAGCAGCGTTGTTTCTGCTGGGCAGCGCTTCGGCACAATGCAATGTATCGGTTCCGAATCCGATGGTTAAGAAAGGGACGATAAACTCTCGATTCGAATTTGCCCTCGACAGCCTTAAGAAAATGGTAGACATCGATCGCACCGGAAATATCTTCTACAGTCCTTATAGTCTTCATCAGGCGTTGATGTTGGCGTTCTACGGCTCTCGTGGCTCCACCGATACGTCCTTGAGGAAAGCTTTGCATATACCAAACGATCTGACCAAGGACCAGTTGCGAGATTACTATTCCCTCGAGAACTTAAGCAGAAAGCCAGATCTTCAGGTGAGAATACTCGACGCCTTATTTTTTCAAGTGTCTTAAGGCGAACCACATCGATATTTGGCAGGATACAACATTTTTGTTTTGCCAATTGAGTCAGAATGTCTTGGGAATAGATACTTTTTCTATATTAGGTTGATTGTTTCTAACGTTATGTTAGGTTGGGTTATTTTTAGTTAAGCTGAAttcaagttaaattaaattacatcaGAAGATACATGAATTTTTAGGGGTACATAACTGTATTACTTATAACAATGCAAAGACTTTCGTACATAGACATACAATATTATCTCTACtcataatttaattcaaaagtAATGCATTCAGTTCGGAGATAAAATGACTCACTTCAATTCTTTTCATTTAGAACAATGGGCCGGCTGACTACGAATACGAATCGGCAAATCGACTATGGATATCAGATACCAGGAAATTGGAAGAATGTATGTTAAATGTGTTCAATGAACAATTGGAACGGACTGATTTCCGTACAAATCCGAGTGCCGTCCGGGATCGTATCAACCAATGGGTCAGCAATGTGACAAGAGGACATATTCGTGATCTTCTGTCTGATGACAGTATCTCGGAGAACACCGATTTGGTGTTGGCGAATGCGGTCTACTTCAAAGGACTCTGGTTAAGTCGTTTCGACAGCGCCAACTCGGAGAACCGCCTCTTCTACACTTCCGGCTCGCAGCATTCCACGACCACGTTCATGCGACAAGAAGGAAACTTTAATtatggtaattttgaaattttcattttaagaacatttgttcatatttttaagATTACGACAAAAATATACTGGAAACTTGCTGAGGATTCTTCGCAGACATTTATATTGCCTACATGTGTGCTATTTGAATGTACGCACATGAATATCTAACCCAAAACTTATAACTAAAGATACTCTGAACATTTGTTCTGTAGTAAACataatatcaatctaatttatttttatatatcgaattatgtatataataatgaAGTGTGTATATGTCCTCAATATACATCAATAccatcaaactttcaaattggcAAGATAGAAGTTTGTGCGCATATATAAATTCCAATGATCTAGTCATCGTAAAATACTAATAGCCTAAATTCTCTAATGTAAATTCCCCAAcgtaaattctctaattccttgATAACTAAAAAGAAATCTCTTGCAGATAAGTCGGAGTCGCTCAGGGTGCACGTGTTAGAGCTGCCATACAAAGGTGAAAAGGTGTCGATGTTCGTCCTGCTGCCGCCATTTGCGAATCCTGAAAATAACAACAATGAAGACAGTTTACGTCAACTGATCGAACGCCTCTCAAACCAGGCAGGAGCAGAAGCACTTAGGTCGCTCTTCGACTCTGGTATATCTTCGCAGCAAGTCGAGGTTATGTTGCCGCGATGGGAAATGGAGAAGGAACTTCCACTAGGAAGATTGCTCCACGAGCTCGGTGCGGGTGAATTGATGATGCCTAATAAGGCAGATCTTAGTGGTTTTCTCAAGGCGGGTGAAAAACCTTTGCATCTCGGGGATGCGATTCATCGCGCTAAAATTGAAGTCACCGAAGAGGGCACCACTGCAGCTGCTGCCACCATCCTCTACTCGTTCCGATCTGGTCGGCCATTGGAACCTGCCGTTTTCAATGCTAATCATCCTTTCCTTTATTTCATTTATGACAAATCGACGCAATCCATTCTCTTCACTGGAGTTTTCCGCACTCCCAGTCCACCAAAAAATAACGCCTGAGGCATTCGTTGAATCGACGTCGATTTAGTCGTTCCTCGTCTTTTTAATATTCGCGGATGATTTGTGGAACTTAGGGTACATTGACGATACACTGTTTCATATTTAGCGCCGTAGAAACGTGtgtcgggaaatttggaaattaacttAGAAAGTTTTTatcttaaaattaaagaatcttCGCGTTTTCAGATTGGTCAACTCTTAAATTTACTGTTTCAGAAGTTGTACCTTACAAATctttgagtttttaaatttttcaatttgcgaaGTTGTCACGCGTTCaaatcaaatttagaaatttacgtaATTATAAAGTTTGTTGTTACGATGATAACAGAGATATTTCTATTCTCCCATGTTATTGCATGACGTCATGACGATTTAATCTAACATTGTATCCTAGGTTTGTAGAACGAGTGAGACTTGCGTGTATGAGAATTGATGCGTTTTGTTGTCTATGAGAAAGATGGTTAGGTTTTCGCGCAGCATTATTACTTAGGAATTTCTATAAATATCGTTGTTATCCTACGATACAAATCCTCAATTGTGTAAGTTGCAATATtataagaattaaaatatttttatttggcgTATGTACAAGTTTCTGATAATTTTGAGGATAATAATGCTGTGCGAGAAATGTGTGTGTTCTGGTTGTGTATAGAAAATTAAGTGTCTcgatgtatttaatattttcactgaGTGAggaaaaagataataatttgTATCGTTTACGATAATTTATTCCTGTTATGTCACGAAAAACATAAGGAGCGAACAaaagattattaaataatttcgagTGAAAGAAAATGCGTATTGTACTAAATATTTTGATACTCAAATGAATTCAATTGCGATTAGAAATCTGTTCTATCCAGAacactaaattttaaaaatatgatcgAATTTTGATCAATTAACAGactaattaaaattaagaaatattgtaGTGATTCTGTaccattttatattttcaacatATACTTATTAAGttttgtaaaacgtaaaaactgctatcatacaattataagaacaatatttcctgaacttatttatttttcatgggtaattttaaaaaacatgTATGGTGCGTattgaagtaataaataaacACTAATACAACATAATATggagatattaattatttttatatggagAATTTTAGACACCTATTTTGTAACACCTTGTTTCAATTAAGCACTGAGATtattcttaaaaaaatatttcaagaaaaatttGCAACTGATAGCtcaattaataatttcgatATGATCTGTGTCGTAAGACACAGAGCCTGACATTAACGTCGAGTACAAAGTTTTTGATGTCCTCTATCGAAACATAATCCTAAAAGTGAACGTAATATACAATTTCGGTAGTTTCGATTTCATTGGGTTTCATCTGATAAAGGTTTAATTTACGACCTGCTATATCGCGATGGGAACTGTattattttgttcttttttcgGTGTCCATTGCTTTGAAGCAAGTGGGTAAGGAAGGAAACGTTTGCATCGTGCTATCTCGACGCCATATCTTTTCCAAGCGACATGTTTTCTCGAATCTCGGTTCCATTCACTGGTGCTGACGTCACTTGCAAACTGTCGAGGATTTCTCAGATAAAACGTGTGTACAGTCACGTGCAACTGAGCTTCCTCCGTTAAAGGGATTTACTGTCCTCattcgtttttcattttttttcttttgaagTTTTCGCTTCAAGTTTTCATTGGAAAATTTCATTGGAAATATAACCGTGAAAATAGCTTCTGAAAATGtctcaaaattttggaatttaacaagtttaaaatttttatgtcatAATTATGTTCGATTTTgtcactttttaaatttccaaattctcaaagttccaacttctccaatttccaacttctcaaatttccaacttctcaaatttccaagctctcaaatttccaaattctcaaatttccaacttctcaaatttccaaattctcaaatttccaacttctcaaatttccaaattctcaaatttccaaattctcaaagttccaaattctcaaatttccaaattctcaaagttccaaattctcaaatttccaaattctcaaagttccaaattctcaaatttccaaattctcaaagttccaaattctcaaatttccaaattctcaaatttccaaattctcaaatttccaaattctcaaatttccaaattctcaaagttccaatttctcaaatttccaacttctcaaatttccaacttgtcaacttgtcaaatgttcaattttgtCACAATTAATGACAACTGTATCTGACAGAGTGAAATAAGAAAGTAGTTCTCAAACTCGACACCAGAGGGATCCGTGATTCCAACTTTCTCGCAAGTACTTAGGTGACTGTTCGTCCGCACAGGTGCATCTAACTATATCTCCATCTTTGAGATAGAAGTCTTTATAACAATATTGATACTACTCACTGTTAGCACTAGTAGCTTTATTGTTACATAAAATGCATTTTATCCATCTTTAACTCTCACATAGCTTGTGaacctgaaaataaaatatttcatctttATAAATTCATTGGTTACTTTACGAAACTCTAAACAAAATTCTGGCTGTTTCGTATATTCTCCACAACACTGCAGAGaacattctttttttatatagCAATTTTTGTTACAGACATAATACTTTTCCACATAACAGTCTTTATAAAACTGTGAAATATCACATATGCCTTTCCTCCATCTTCATAAAATCATAAACCCTTCGCTCTATCATATAGCAACTTTCATAAAACCTGATGAAATATGCGCTTCACCATATAGTTCCATAAAACTATAGACACGATATTCTTCTATCACACAGCAACCTCCATATAGACACATTCTTTGCTCTTCCATATAGCAACCTCTATAAAACTCCATGAAATATCGCACGTGTTTCACCCTCCCCTATTTCGACCGCCATAACGCTATATTACCCGATACTCTTCGTTCCATCATACACTCCTCCACAACACTATGGACAGAATATTCGTCTTTCTCCCGTATAGCAACCTCTAAAACACTATAGGGTCCATCCTTTGTACGGTTTCCTTGACAGCAAGAAAATACTCGTGCTTACAGGATTATACAAGTTGCTAAAAAAAGAACACGAAAGGAAAATGATTAAGCGCACAGAGATCGATCAAGGAAGATTCCTCATAGCAAGCGCAATACCGTTTCAAACGCTCATCAAACTGGTTGGAGAAGTCGTTCGTTCGAGGAAGTGTATACGAGACGTGGATCTCTCACGGATCTCGAGTTCGCTCATCTTTCGCCTGGATCGAGGTCTGCGTCAAGGACTGCCAGACAGCCAGGACTCCTTCTCGAGATGATCCCTGGTTGGCAAGCGGACCGGCTATATACGTTGCAGACGCGTCCGTGTGCTTGTTCGTTTGTATCGGCGCGTGACGCAACCAGATGCCTGATTCTGCCCGAGGATCGAGTTTTGCGGATGCTACCGACTAACGGTCGCTTCCATGTACACTGTCGAGCATGGATCAcctccctagggaaaatggcgagtTCGCTCCTCATATTTTTATACCATAACAAGTCTGTACACCCTACAAGTCTACTGCATATCTCACAAGTCTGTACATCTTCACATCCCTGTACCATCACATCCCTATTCTCCTGTATCCCTAGTCACTCCCTTATAATTAGCAATCCTAGACATCCCTAGGTATCCTTACATCGCAAGTTGGAAAAGCAGAAATCGTGAAGAGACGTTTCTAGGTACACGAACTAAAGTGCTTACATTTTCTAATCATCTGAAATTACAAATCCGGTAATTTCCTGCAATATGTAGGACAGCAGAGTGCGAGTGTGTTGGTCGTCCTTGGAGCCCGCGATTTCCGCGCAAAGCCACGTGACACCATTCCAACGAAGTTTTGAGCAACGATTGGTAGATTATCAGGGGCCCTAGGTACCCACCCACGCCGGGTCGCCGGTATCGTATAACGTTTATGAATAATTTCACGCGATCCGGAGTCCCGATAAAGGGGCGATTTGAAAAAGCATCCGTTCTAACGATCGCCGGATAAAATTCTAACGGAGCCTCGCCACGTTGATCGGGCAACCTTGACAGTACCGGTATAAACGTGGAAACATTGTTAAGGTTTCCCTCGGATACTTTCACTTTCCTTCCTCCTTTTTCGCGGCAAGTGCACGGGCCCGTTGCAAAGATCGGCCGACACGTGATTTTGCGTTAACGGTACCTACTTGCCTCTATACGATGGTTTCGTTTCTCTCGAACCGAAATTGATTCGTTGATCGCTGCTGATCGATCTTAGTCTCATTTTTTCATCTTACCAATCGTTGAACTTCAACGATTCAAATCTTATGaagtattttttgttttatcacTGTGGACCTTGAAGGACTTTGGACTCTAGTATTGACACTTTGtggctttgggatttggagatttacagaCTGGAGTACCTTCTGGAGGATTTTTGAGGTTAATggactttgagatttaggaaaaTTGTAGTTTGGTACACTTGCGATAGagggaaatttttagatttgggaaattgggatttgatacATAAGGAGTTTTGGATTCATCAAATCTGATATTTGGGTTCAAAGGTGTTGAGACGTAAAAGCTTATGGTTTCTGGACTTTGGAGGCTAGAGAATTTGaagtttggggaaattgagtgtgtgaagtttgagaattgtgaaAATTTCATAACCCTGAAGATTTCGGTCTGGAGAATGTGGGATCATCGAAATTTGAGTGTTCGAGAGTCTGGGACCTAGGGAATGGAGTCATTGAATTTGAGACCTGAGGCATTTGCTGCCTAGGGAATTCAGCACACAAAGAATTCAGGTCTAGGGAATCTGGAACATGGATAATCCGAAATCTACAAAATTTGGATCAGAGATTTCGTTGCTCCATATTTCTGGTACCCTACAGGTTTACTTAGGTCTCTCCCAGATTCTTACCGCAAACTTAACTTCCTACATTCTCCACATTCTGCCAGTCGTCACTCAAACGTGTTCTCATCATTCTCTCCAACGacataaaaatgaagaattacgATAGTAACTATTTTAAAACCTTTTCACCAGAAGCTGGTAATTGTAGGTTTAGCGTTCTATCATCACAGTGGATTGTCTCAGCAGTCTCATAAAAGTAGTTTCGCAGTAATTGGTACCGTTTTTACCGGCGCCGATGGAGTTGAGGACGTTAACGCGTTAATTATCGTGGCCACGAAGCACTTGAAATATTCACGCATCGTTGTCAGTTCGGGGCCCAGTTTCCCATGAGGTTGCACGGGTTTCCTTGGCGAGTCGAAATTCTAGCTTGTCCAGGTATCGTATTCATAAGGTACGTATATTAATGGACGTACGGCACGGTGCTACACCGGTGCACGTGCAACACATAAACCACTTCCTTGACAAGACCCAGTTTCGACGTCTCTCGTGTATATACGTACACGTACATGTATACTTATACTTCGGTGCTTAATTATACCACAGGAGCACTTACACGGATGCGGGACGACgattaaagtaaaaaaaaacaGACACGCACTTCCTTTTCGGTTTATTATTAATCGCTGGTAATTGGAACGGCATAATTTATACTGTGTATCggtgtatttttatttgttaatattcaactaatatttatcataaattaGTTGCAAAAGCTGCAAACTTGTGATCGATGTCACGTTCGATCGATCCGCCGACGATCATAtggatttcaattttatttgttattttaaaccatacacagtatgtcggaaaaataacgagactttttaaataaaaagaaaagaagtttgccaaaattaattttttttattcaaaataaatctcTGTATTTTTTTGTTATGTTATGTTTAATTCTTAGATGGCGGCCATCTTGGTCCCGCAAGACTTTTaaaagaacattttaatttctatctttctcagaaacttttctat is from Megachile rotundata isolate GNS110a chromosome 2, iyMegRotu1, whole genome shotgun sequence and encodes:
- the LOC100879978 gene encoding serine protease inhibitor 88Ea isoform X1, translated to MDNCDTGLVTLAALFLLGSASAQCNVSVPNPMVKKGTINSRFEFALDSLKKMVDIDRTGNIFYSPYSLHQALMLAFYGSRGSTDTSLRKALHIPNDLTKDQLRDYYSLENLSRKPDLQNNGPADYEYESANRLWISDTRKLEECMLNVFNEQLERTDFRTNPSAVRDRINQWVSNVTRGHIRDLLSDDSISENTDLVLANAVYFKGLWLSRFDSANSENRLFYTSGSQHSTTTFMRQEGNFNYDKSESLRVHVLELPYKGEKVSMFVLLPPFANPENNNNEDSLRQLIERLSNQAGAEALRSLFDSGISSQQVEVMLPRWEMEKELPLGRLLHELGAGELMMPNKADLSGFLKAGEKPLHLGDAIHRAKIEVTEEGTTAAAATILYSFRSGRPLEPAVFNANHPFLYFIYDKSTQSILFTGVFRTPSPPKNNA
- the LOC100879978 gene encoding serine protease inhibitor 88Ea isoform X3, encoding MLFHPVTLAALFLLGSASAQCNVSVPNPMVKKGTINSRFEFALDSLKKMVDIDRTGNIFYSPYSLHQALMLAFYGSRGSTDTSLRKALHIPNDLTKDQLRDYYSLENLSRKPDLQNNGPADYEYESANRLWISDTRKLEECMLNVFNEQLERTDFRTNPSAVRDRINQWVSNVTRGHIRDLLSDDSISENTDLVLANAVYFKGLWLSRFDSANSENRLFYTSGSQHSTTTFMRQEGNFNYDKSESLRVHVLELPYKGEKVSMFVLLPPFANPENNNNEDSLRQLIERLSNQAGAEALRSLFDSGISSQQVEVMLPRWEMEKELPLGRLLHELGAGELMMPNKADLSGFLKAGEKPLHLGDAIHRAKIEVTEEGTTAAAATILYSFRSGRPLEPAVFNANHPFLYFIYDKSTQSILFTGVFRTPSPPKNNA
- the LOC100879978 gene encoding serine protease inhibitor 88Ea isoform X2, yielding MFIGLQVTLAALFLLGSASAQCNVSVPNPMVKKGTINSRFEFALDSLKKMVDIDRTGNIFYSPYSLHQALMLAFYGSRGSTDTSLRKALHIPNDLTKDQLRDYYSLENLSRKPDLQNNGPADYEYESANRLWISDTRKLEECMLNVFNEQLERTDFRTNPSAVRDRINQWVSNVTRGHIRDLLSDDSISENTDLVLANAVYFKGLWLSRFDSANSENRLFYTSGSQHSTTTFMRQEGNFNYDKSESLRVHVLELPYKGEKVSMFVLLPPFANPENNNNEDSLRQLIERLSNQAGAEALRSLFDSGISSQQVEVMLPRWEMEKELPLGRLLHELGAGELMMPNKADLSGFLKAGEKPLHLGDAIHRAKIEVTEEGTTAAAATILYSFRSGRPLEPAVFNANHPFLYFIYDKSTQSILFTGVFRTPSPPKNNA
- the LOC100879978 gene encoding serine protease inhibitor 88Ea isoform X4, translated to MVKKGTINSRFEFALDSLKKMVDIDRTGNIFYSPYSLHQALMLAFYGSRGSTDTSLRKALHIPNDLTKDQLRDYYSLENLSRKPDLQNNGPADYEYESANRLWISDTRKLEECMLNVFNEQLERTDFRTNPSAVRDRINQWVSNVTRGHIRDLLSDDSISENTDLVLANAVYFKGLWLSRFDSANSENRLFYTSGSQHSTTTFMRQEGNFNYDKSESLRVHVLELPYKGEKVSMFVLLPPFANPENNNNEDSLRQLIERLSNQAGAEALRSLFDSGISSQQVEVMLPRWEMEKELPLGRLLHELGAGELMMPNKADLSGFLKAGEKPLHLGDAIHRAKIEVTEEGTTAAAATILYSFRSGRPLEPAVFNANHPFLYFIYDKSTQSILFTGVFRTPSPPKNNA